The following coding sequences are from one Pseudomonas oryzae window:
- the fba gene encoding class II fructose-bisphosphate aldolase (catalyzes the reversible aldol condensation of dihydroxyacetonephosphate and glyceraldehyde 3-phosphate in the Calvin cycle, glycolysis, and/or gluconeogenesis): MALISMRQMLDHAAEFGYGVPAFNVNNLEQMRAIMEAADKTDSPVIVQASAGARKYAGAPFLRHLILAAIEEFPHIPVCMHQDHGTSPDVCQRSIQLGFSSVMMDGSLMADGKTPADYDYNVRVTQQTVAMAHACGVSVEGELGCLGSLETGQAGEEDGVGAEGTLDHSQMLTDPEEAAAFVKATQVDALAIAIGTSHGAYKFTKPPTGDVLAIDRIKEIHKRIPNTHLVMHGSSSVPQEWLAIINQYGGDIKETYGVPVEEIVEGIKHGVRKVNIDTDLRLASTGAMRRMMAEHPSEFDPRKFFAKTIEAMRDICIARYEAFGTAGNASKIKPISLEGMYQRYAKGELAAKVN; encoded by the coding sequence ATGGCACTTATCAGCATGCGCCAGATGCTGGACCACGCCGCCGAATTCGGCTACGGCGTGCCGGCCTTCAACGTCAACAACCTCGAGCAGATGCGCGCCATCATGGAAGCGGCCGACAAGACCGATTCCCCGGTGATCGTCCAGGCCTCCGCCGGCGCCCGCAAGTACGCCGGCGCGCCGTTCCTGCGCCACCTGATCCTCGCCGCCATCGAGGAATTCCCGCACATCCCGGTGTGCATGCACCAGGACCACGGAACCAGCCCGGACGTCTGCCAGCGCTCGATCCAGCTGGGCTTCAGCTCGGTGATGATGGACGGCTCGCTGATGGCCGACGGCAAGACCCCGGCCGACTACGACTACAACGTGCGCGTCACCCAGCAGACCGTGGCCATGGCCCACGCCTGCGGCGTGTCGGTGGAAGGCGAGCTGGGCTGCCTGGGCAGCCTGGAAACCGGCCAGGCCGGTGAAGAGGACGGCGTCGGCGCCGAGGGCACCCTCGACCACAGCCAGATGCTCACCGATCCGGAAGAAGCCGCGGCCTTCGTCAAGGCCACCCAGGTCGACGCCCTGGCCATCGCCATCGGCACCAGCCACGGCGCCTACAAGTTCACCAAGCCGCCGACCGGCGACGTGCTGGCCATCGACCGCATCAAGGAAATCCACAAGCGCATCCCCAACACCCACCTGGTGATGCACGGTTCCTCCTCGGTGCCGCAGGAGTGGCTGGCGATCATCAACCAGTACGGTGGCGACATCAAGGAAACCTACGGCGTGCCGGTCGAGGAGATCGTCGAGGGTATCAAGCACGGCGTGCGCAAGGTCAACATCGACACCGACCTGCGCCTGGCCTCCACCGGCGCCATGCGTCGGATGATGGCTGAGCACCCCAGCGAGTTCGACCCGCGCAAGTTCTTCGCCAAGACCATCGAAGCCATGCGCGACATCTGCATCGCCCGCTACGAGGCCTTCGGCACCGCCGGCAACGCCTCGAAGATCAAGCCGATCTCCCTGGAAGGCATGTACCAGCGCTACGCCAAGGGCGAGCTGGCCGCCAAGGTCAACTGA
- a CDS encoding phosphoglycerate kinase → MTVLKMTDLDLAGKRVLIREDLNVPVKDGVVKSDARILASLPTIKLALEKGAAVMVCSHLGRPTEGEFSAENSLQPVADYLSKALGRDVPLVRDYLGGVDVQPGQVVLFENVRFNKGEKKNSDELAQQYAALCDVFVMDAFGTAHRAEGSTHGVAKFAKVAAAGPLLAAELEALGKALDKPARPMVAIVAGSKVSTKLDVLNSLAEICDQLIVGGGIANTFLAAAGYKVGKSLCEADLLDTAKAIAAKVAVPLPVDVVVAKEFAESASATVKGINEVADDDMILDIGPQTAAMFAEMLKASQTILWNGPVGVFEFDQFGNGTRALAQAIAASDAFSIAGGGDTLAAIDKYGVAEQISYISTGGGAFLEFVEGKVLPAVAVLEERAKA, encoded by the coding sequence ATGACCGTTTTGAAGATGACCGACCTCGACCTCGCCGGTAAGCGCGTGCTGATCCGCGAAGACCTCAACGTCCCGGTGAAGGACGGCGTGGTGAAGAGCGACGCGCGCATCCTGGCCTCCCTGCCGACCATCAAGCTGGCGCTGGAGAAGGGCGCGGCGGTGATGGTCTGCTCGCACCTGGGCCGCCCGACCGAGGGCGAGTTCTCCGCCGAGAACAGCCTGCAGCCGGTCGCCGACTACCTGTCCAAGGCCCTCGGCCGCGACGTGCCGCTGGTCCGGGACTACCTGGGCGGCGTCGACGTGCAGCCGGGCCAGGTCGTGCTGTTCGAGAACGTGCGCTTCAACAAGGGCGAGAAGAAGAACAGCGACGAGCTGGCGCAGCAGTACGCCGCGCTGTGCGACGTGTTCGTCATGGACGCCTTCGGCACCGCCCACCGTGCCGAGGGTTCGACCCACGGCGTGGCCAAGTTCGCCAAGGTCGCCGCGGCCGGCCCGCTGCTGGCCGCTGAGCTGGAAGCCCTGGGCAAGGCCCTCGACAAGCCGGCGCGGCCGATGGTCGCCATCGTCGCCGGCTCCAAGGTGTCCACCAAGCTCGACGTGCTGAACTCGCTGGCCGAGATCTGCGACCAACTGATCGTCGGCGGCGGCATCGCCAACACCTTCCTCGCCGCCGCCGGCTACAAGGTCGGCAAGTCGCTGTGCGAAGCCGACCTGCTGGATACCGCCAAGGCCATCGCCGCCAAGGTCGCCGTGCCGCTGCCGGTCGACGTGGTGGTCGCCAAGGAATTCGCCGAGTCGGCCTCCGCTACCGTCAAGGGCATCAATGAGGTCGCCGACGACGACATGATCCTCGACATCGGCCCGCAGACCGCCGCGATGTTCGCCGAGATGCTCAAGGCCTCGCAGACCATCCTGTGGAACGGCCCGGTCGGCGTGTTCGAGTTCGACCAGTTCGGCAACGGCACCCGGGCGCTGGCCCAGGCCATCGCCGCCAGCGACGCCTTCTCCATCGCCGGTGGTGGCGACACCCTGGCGGCCATCGACAAGTACGGCGTGGCCGAGCAGATCTCCTACATTTCCACCGGTGGCGGCGCCTTCCTCGAGTTCGTCGAGGGCAAGGTCCTGCCGGCCGTGGCGGTGCTGGAAGAGCGCGCCAAGGCCTGA
- the epd gene encoding erythrose-4-phosphate dehydrogenase, with translation MPNRPYKVALNGYGRIGRCVLRALYERGADAALEIVALNDLADQASIEYLTRFDSTHGRFPGEVKVAGDCLHINGDCVKVLRQATPEAIDWAALGVDLVLECSGVYHSRADGERFLAAGAPRVLFSQPMASEADVDATVVYGVNQASLSGAEKLLSNASCTTNCSVPLLKLLDEAIGLDYVAITTIHSAMNDQPVIDAYHHEDLRRTRSAFQSVIPVSTGLARGIERLLPELSGRVKAKAIRVPTVNVSCLDITLQTRRDTSAAEINRVLREAAASGPLQGLVAYTELPHASCDFNHDPHSAIVDGSQTLVSGPRLVNLLAWFDNEWGFANRMLDVAEHFLRVAHRPQPM, from the coding sequence ATGCCCAACCGTCCCTACAAAGTCGCCCTCAACGGCTACGGCCGCATCGGCCGCTGCGTGCTGCGCGCCCTCTACGAGCGCGGCGCGGATGCCGCCCTGGAGATAGTCGCGCTCAACGATCTGGCCGACCAGGCCAGCATCGAGTACCTGACCCGCTTCGACTCCACCCACGGCCGCTTCCCCGGCGAGGTGAAGGTCGCCGGCGACTGCCTGCACATCAACGGCGACTGCGTGAAGGTGCTGCGCCAGGCGACGCCCGAGGCCATCGACTGGGCGGCGCTGGGCGTCGATCTGGTGCTGGAGTGCTCCGGCGTCTACCACAGCCGCGCCGATGGCGAGCGTTTCCTCGCTGCCGGCGCGCCGCGCGTGCTGTTCTCCCAGCCGATGGCCAGCGAAGCCGACGTCGACGCCACCGTCGTCTACGGCGTCAACCAGGCCAGCCTGAGCGGCGCCGAGAAGCTGCTGTCCAACGCCTCGTGCACCACCAACTGCAGCGTGCCGCTGCTCAAGTTGCTCGACGAGGCGATCGGCCTCGACTACGTGGCGATCACCACCATCCACTCGGCGATGAACGACCAGCCGGTGATCGACGCCTACCACCACGAGGACCTGCGCCGCACCCGCTCGGCGTTCCAGTCGGTGATCCCGGTGTCCACCGGCCTCGCCCGTGGCATCGAGCGCCTGCTCCCCGAATTGTCCGGACGGGTCAAGGCCAAGGCGATCCGCGTGCCGACGGTCAACGTCTCCTGCCTGGACATCACCCTGCAGACCCGCCGCGACACCAGCGCGGCCGAGATCAACCGCGTGCTGCGCGAGGCCGCCGCCAGCGGCCCGCTGCAGGGCCTGGTGGCCTACACCGAGCTGCCCCACGCCAGCTGCGACTTCAATCACGACCCCCACTCGGCCATCGTCGATGGCAGCCAGACCCTGGTTTCCGGCCCGCGGCTGGTCAACCTGCTGGCCTGGTTCGACAACGAGTGGGGCTTTGCCAACCGCATGCTCGACGTGGCGGAACACTTCCTGCGCGTCGCCCATCGCCCACAGCCCATGTAA
- the tkt gene encoding transketolase encodes MPSRRDRANAIRALSMDAVQKANSGHPGAPMGMADIAEVLWRDYLKHNPQNPQWADRDRFVLSNGHGSMLIYSLLHLSGYDLGIDDLKQFRQLHSRTPGHPEYGYTPGVETTTGPLGQGIANAVGFALAEKVLAAQFNRPGHDIVDHHTYVFLGDGCMMEGISHEVCSLAGTLGLGKLVAFYDDNGISIDGEVEGWFTDDTPARFEAYGWQVIRNVDGHDAEEIKQAIETARGETARPTLICCKTVIGFGSPNKAGKEECHGAPLGADEIAATRAQLGWNHGPFEIPADIYAEWDAKEAGTAREAAWNDKFAAYAAEFPELAAEFQRRLAGELPADFSAKAAAYVAEVAAKGETIASRKASQNTLNAFGPLLPEFLGGSADLAGSNLTLWKGCKGLAHDDAGGNYVHYGVREFGMAAIMNGVALHGGFIPYGATFLIFMEYARNAVRMSALMKQRVLHVFTHDSIGLGEDGPTHQPIEQLASLRGTPNLDCWRPADAVESAVAWKYAIERQDGPSALVFSRQNLPHQPRSEQQIADIARGGYVLKDCAGEPELILIATGSEVGLAVQAFDALTAQGRQVRVVSMPSTTVFDQQDAAYKQAVLPVQVGARIAIEAAHADFWYKYVGLEGRIIGMTTFGESAPAGQLFEEFGFTLDNILETAAELLDA; translated from the coding sequence ATGCCCAGCCGTCGTGACCGAGCCAATGCCATTCGTGCCCTCAGCATGGATGCCGTGCAGAAAGCCAACAGCGGCCATCCCGGCGCACCCATGGGCATGGCGGACATCGCCGAAGTGCTGTGGCGCGACTACCTCAAGCACAACCCGCAGAACCCGCAGTGGGCCGACCGCGACCGCTTCGTGCTGTCCAACGGCCACGGCTCGATGCTGATCTACTCGCTGCTGCACCTCTCCGGCTACGACCTCGGCATCGACGACCTCAAGCAGTTCCGCCAGCTGCACAGCCGCACCCCGGGCCACCCGGAATACGGCTACACCCCGGGCGTGGAGACCACCACCGGCCCGCTCGGCCAGGGCATCGCCAACGCCGTCGGCTTCGCCCTCGCCGAGAAGGTGCTGGCCGCGCAGTTCAACCGTCCGGGCCACGACATCGTCGATCACCACACCTACGTGTTCCTCGGCGACGGCTGCATGATGGAAGGCATCAGCCACGAAGTCTGCTCGCTGGCCGGCACCCTGGGCCTGGGCAAGCTGGTCGCCTTCTACGACGACAACGGCATCTCCATCGACGGCGAGGTCGAGGGCTGGTTCACCGACGACACCCCGGCGCGCTTCGAGGCCTACGGCTGGCAGGTGATCCGCAACGTCGACGGCCACGACGCCGAGGAGATCAAGCAGGCCATCGAGACCGCGCGTGGCGAAACCGCGCGCCCGACCCTGATCTGCTGCAAGACCGTGATCGGCTTCGGTTCGCCGAACAAGGCCGGCAAGGAAGAGTGCCACGGTGCGCCGCTGGGGGCCGACGAGATCGCCGCCACCCGCGCCCAGCTCGGCTGGAACCACGGCCCGTTCGAGATCCCGGCGGACATCTACGCCGAGTGGGACGCCAAGGAAGCCGGCACCGCCCGCGAGGCCGCCTGGAACGACAAGTTTGCCGCCTACGCCGCCGAGTTCCCCGAGCTGGCCGCCGAGTTCCAGCGCCGCCTGGCCGGCGAGCTGCCCGCCGACTTCAGCGCCAAGGCCGCCGCCTACGTCGCCGAGGTCGCCGCCAAGGGCGAGACCATCGCCAGCCGCAAGGCCAGCCAGAACACCCTCAACGCCTTCGGCCCGCTGCTGCCCGAGTTCCTCGGCGGCTCGGCCGACCTCGCCGGTTCCAACCTGACCCTGTGGAAGGGCTGCAAGGGCCTGGCCCACGACGACGCCGGCGGCAACTACGTGCACTACGGCGTGCGCGAGTTCGGCATGGCGGCGATCATGAACGGCGTCGCCCTGCACGGCGGCTTCATTCCCTACGGCGCCACCTTCCTGATCTTCATGGAATACGCGCGCAACGCCGTGCGCATGTCGGCGCTGATGAAGCAGCGCGTGCTGCACGTGTTCACCCACGACTCCATCGGTCTGGGCGAGGACGGCCCGACCCACCAGCCGATCGAGCAGCTGGCCAGCCTGCGCGGCACGCCGAACCTCGACTGCTGGCGCCCGGCCGACGCGGTGGAGTCCGCGGTGGCCTGGAAGTACGCCATCGAGCGCCAGGACGGCCCGTCCGCGCTGGTGTTCAGCCGCCAGAACCTGCCGCACCAGCCGCGCAGCGAGCAGCAGATCGCCGACATCGCCCGCGGTGGCTACGTGCTCAAGGACTGCGCCGGCGAGCCGGAACTGATCCTGATCGCCACCGGTTCTGAAGTCGGTCTGGCCGTGCAGGCCTTTGATGCGCTGACCGCGCAAGGCCGCCAGGTGCGCGTGGTGTCGATGCCGTCGACCACCGTGTTCGACCAGCAGGACGCCGCCTACAAGCAGGCCGTGCTGCCGGTGCAGGTCGGCGCGCGCATCGCCATCGAGGCCGCGCATGCCGACTTCTGGTACAAGTACGTCGGCCTGGAAGGCCGCATCATCGGCATGACCACCTTCGGCGAATCCGCGCCGGCCGGCCAGCTGTTCGAGGAGTTCGGCTTCACCCTCGACAACATCCTGGAAACCGCTGCCGAGCTGCTGGACGCCTGA
- a CDS encoding ArsR/SmtB family transcription factor, translated as MSIQPALRHDPSEHLAALCKAAGDPLRLRVLRVLASDSFGVLELAQIFAMRQSGISHHLKVLAQAGLVATRREGTAIFYRRALASGGETGSTLHAALLEEVDTLELPGEVQARIAEVQAQRAAAAHDFFARTVEKFRAQQDLIAGLPQYRDSLLALLDALHFPASATALEVGPGDGAFLPELARRFAAVTALDSSPAMLELARQRCQAEGLANVELKLADALHDEQAPADCVVLNMVLHHFAEPAVAMRQLARLVRPGGSLLLTELCSHAQGWAREACGDLWLGFDQDELARWAEQAGLESGESLYLGLRNGFQIQVRHFARPDQN; from the coding sequence ATGAGCATCCAGCCTGCCCTCCGCCACGACCCGAGCGAGCACCTGGCCGCCCTGTGCAAGGCTGCCGGCGACCCGCTGCGCCTGCGTGTGCTGCGCGTGCTGGCCAGCGACTCGTTCGGCGTACTGGAGCTGGCGCAGATCTTCGCCATGCGCCAGTCGGGCATCAGCCATCATCTCAAGGTGCTGGCCCAGGCCGGGCTGGTGGCCACCCGCCGCGAGGGCACCGCGATCTTCTATCGCCGCGCCCTGGCGAGCGGCGGCGAGACCGGCAGCACGCTGCACGCGGCGCTGCTCGAGGAGGTGGACACGCTGGAGCTGCCGGGCGAGGTGCAGGCGCGCATCGCCGAGGTACAGGCGCAGCGCGCCGCTGCGGCGCACGACTTCTTCGCCCGTACCGTGGAGAAGTTCCGCGCCCAGCAGGACCTGATCGCCGGCCTGCCGCAGTACCGCGACAGCCTGCTGGCCCTGCTCGACGCCCTGCACTTCCCGGCCAGCGCCACCGCGCTGGAGGTCGGCCCCGGCGACGGCGCCTTCCTGCCCGAGCTGGCGCGGCGCTTCGCCGCCGTCACCGCGCTGGACAGCAGCCCGGCGATGCTCGAACTGGCGCGCCAGCGCTGCCAGGCCGAAGGACTGGCCAACGTCGAACTGAAACTGGCCGATGCGCTGCACGACGAACAGGCGCCGGCCGACTGCGTGGTGCTGAACATGGTGCTGCACCACTTCGCCGAGCCGGCCGTGGCGATGCGCCAGCTGGCGCGGCTGGTCCGCCCCGGCGGCAGCCTGCTGCTGACCGAGCTGTGCAGCCATGCCCAGGGCTGGGCGCGCGAGGCGTGCGGCGATCTGTGGCTGGGTTTCGATCAGGACGAACTGGCCCGCTGGGCCGAACAGGCGGGACTGGAGAGCGGCGAAAGCTTGTATCTGGGCCTGCGCAACGGTTTCCAGATCCAGGTACGGCACTTCGCCCGCCCGGATCAGAATTGA
- the metK gene encoding methionine adenosyltransferase, with translation MSEYSIFTSESVSEGHPDKIADQISDAVLDAIITQDKHARVACETLVKTGVAIVAGEITTSAWVDLEQIVRDVICDIGYTSSDVGFDGATCGVLNIIGKQSVDINQGVDRAKPEDQGAGDQGLMFGYASNETDVLMPAPICFSHRLVERQAEARKSGLLPWLRPDAKSQVTCRYENGKVVGIDAVVLSTQHNPEISQADLQEAVMELIIKHTLPAELLHKDTQFHINPTGKFVIGGPVGDCGLTGRKIIVDSYGGMARHGGGAFSGKDPSKVDRSAAYAGRYVAKNIVAAGLAERCEIQVSYAIGVALPTSISVNTFGTGKISDERIVQLVREHFDLRPYAITKMLDLLHPMYRPTAAYGHFGRNPFEMTVGDDTFTAFTWERTDKAEALRAAAGL, from the coding sequence ATGAGCGAATATTCCATTTTCACCTCCGAGTCCGTGTCCGAAGGCCATCCGGACAAGATCGCCGACCAGATCTCCGATGCGGTGCTCGACGCCATCATTACCCAGGACAAGCACGCCCGCGTGGCCTGCGAGACCCTGGTGAAGACCGGCGTGGCCATCGTCGCCGGCGAGATCACCACCAGCGCCTGGGTCGACCTCGAGCAGATCGTCCGCGACGTGATCTGCGACATCGGCTACACCAGCTCCGACGTCGGCTTCGACGGCGCCACCTGCGGCGTGCTGAACATCATCGGCAAGCAGTCGGTGGACATCAACCAAGGCGTCGACCGCGCCAAGCCGGAAGACCAGGGCGCCGGCGACCAGGGCCTGATGTTCGGCTACGCCAGCAACGAGACCGACGTGCTGATGCCGGCACCGATCTGCTTCTCCCACCGTCTGGTCGAGCGCCAGGCCGAAGCGCGCAAGAGCGGCCTGCTGCCGTGGCTGCGCCCGGACGCCAAGAGCCAGGTCACCTGCCGCTACGAGAACGGCAAGGTGGTCGGCATCGACGCGGTGGTGCTGTCCACCCAGCACAACCCGGAGATCAGCCAGGCCGACCTGCAGGAAGCGGTGATGGAGCTGATCATCAAGCACACCCTGCCGGCCGAACTGCTGCACAAGGACACCCAGTTCCACATCAACCCGACCGGCAAGTTCGTCATCGGCGGCCCGGTGGGCGACTGCGGCCTGACCGGCCGCAAGATCATCGTCGACTCCTACGGCGGCATGGCCCGCCACGGCGGCGGCGCCTTCTCCGGCAAGGACCCGTCCAAGGTCGACCGCTCGGCCGCCTACGCCGGCCGCTACGTGGCCAAGAACATCGTCGCCGCCGGCCTCGCCGAGCGCTGCGAGATCCAGGTGTCCTACGCCATCGGCGTGGCCCTGCCGACCTCCATCTCGGTCAACACCTTCGGCACCGGCAAGATCAGCGACGAGCGCATCGTCCAGCTGGTCCGCGAGCACTTCGACCTGCGTCCGTACGCGATCACCAAGATGCTCGACCTGCTGCACCCGATGTACCGCCCGACCGCGGCCTACGGACACTTCGGCCGCAACCCGTTCGAGATGACCGTGGGCGACGATACCTTCACCGCCTTCACCTGGGAGCGTACCGACAAGGCTGAGGCGCTGCGCGCCGCCGCCGGCCTGTAA
- a CDS encoding BON domain-containing protein: MKMHSFNQYSHDLGIAVHDLWLTTKVKSALEMARPTRGQHIHVRTHAGVVALSGQVETHRLCEQAVELARAVHGVREVDAHELETWMVAPGHLPEAGNAEESADHEAEVARRRERIRGPHGGDTP, encoded by the coding sequence ATGAAAATGCACTCCTTCAATCAGTACTCGCACGACCTGGGGATTGCGGTTCACGATCTCTGGCTCACCACCAAGGTGAAATCCGCCCTGGAGATGGCCAGGCCGACCCGCGGTCAGCATATCCATGTGCGGACGCACGCCGGGGTGGTGGCGCTCAGCGGCCAGGTCGAAACCCACCGCCTGTGCGAGCAGGCCGTCGAGCTGGCCCGTGCCGTGCACGGCGTCAGAGAGGTGGACGCCCACGAGCTGGAAACCTGGATGGTCGCCCCCGGCCATCTGCCCGAAGCGGGCAATGCCGAGGAAAGCGCGGACCACGAGGCCGAGGTCGCCAGGCGCCGGGAACGGATCCGTGGGCCCCACGGAGGCGATACGCCGTGA
- a CDS encoding thioesterase domain-containing protein → MHPDCQYLQDLLHRDIPLTRAMQLRVAGYENHELRLAMPLAPNSNHTGSMFGGSLYSISVLAGWGWLTLRLREAGIDDGHIVIKGGQIDYPLPVVEEAVAICAAPAEEDWKKFETLYRRRGRARLYLDIRIPAPSGETAVHLHGEYVLHK, encoded by the coding sequence ATGCATCCCGACTGTCAGTACCTGCAAGACCTCCTCCACCGCGACATTCCGCTGACCCGCGCCATGCAGCTGCGCGTGGCCGGCTACGAGAACCACGAGCTTCGCCTGGCCATGCCGCTGGCGCCGAACAGCAACCACACCGGCAGCATGTTCGGCGGCAGCCTGTACAGCATCAGCGTGCTGGCCGGCTGGGGCTGGCTGACCCTGCGCCTGCGCGAGGCCGGCATCGACGACGGTCACATCGTGATCAAGGGCGGACAGATCGACTACCCGCTGCCGGTGGTCGAGGAGGCCGTGGCGATCTGCGCGGCGCCTGCCGAGGAAGACTGGAAGAAGTTCGAGACCCTGTACCGCCGCCGCGGCCGCGCGCGCCTGTACCTGGACATCCGCATCCCCGCGCCGAGCGGCGAAACGGCGGTGCATCTGCATGGGGAGTATGTGCTGCACAAGTGA
- the cysQ gene encoding 3'(2'),5'-bisphosphate nucleotidase CysQ → MSHPLLPAVVELVQRAGAATLPFWRVEVAIELKADASPVTAADLAAHRLLADGLAALAPDVHLLSEEDCAIEHGVRRHWSRWWLVDPLDGTKEFIAGSAEFTVNVALIEAGRVVFGVVGVPARGQCFYGGAGLGAWRLDAQGEQPISVRIAPAEAFTVVASRRHSSPAQERLLAGLGARFGDLALASVGSSLKFCMLAEGSADCYPRLAPTSQWDTAAAQGVLEGAGGEVLDLRGRPLAYPAREDYLNPHFLALPQAAEWREELLQLALALD, encoded by the coding sequence GTGAGCCATCCGCTGCTGCCCGCGGTGGTCGAGCTGGTGCAGCGCGCCGGTGCCGCGACCCTGCCGTTCTGGCGCGTCGAGGTGGCCATCGAGCTGAAGGCCGACGCTTCGCCAGTTACCGCCGCCGACCTGGCCGCCCACCGCCTGCTGGCCGACGGCCTGGCGGCGCTGGCGCCCGATGTGCACCTGCTGTCCGAGGAGGACTGCGCGATCGAACATGGCGTGCGCCGGCACTGGTCGCGCTGGTGGCTGGTCGATCCGCTGGACGGCACCAAGGAATTCATCGCCGGCAGTGCGGAGTTCACCGTCAATGTGGCGCTGATCGAGGCCGGTCGGGTGGTGTTCGGCGTGGTCGGCGTGCCGGCACGCGGGCAGTGCTTCTACGGCGGCGCGGGCCTCGGCGCCTGGCGCCTGGATGCGCAGGGCGAGCAGCCGATCAGCGTGCGCATCGCTCCGGCCGAAGCCTTCACCGTGGTGGCCAGCCGGCGTCACTCCAGCCCGGCCCAGGAGCGCCTGCTCGCCGGCCTGGGTGCGCGCTTCGGCGACCTGGCGCTGGCCAGTGTCGGCAGCTCGCTGAAATTCTGCATGCTCGCCGAGGGCAGCGCCGACTGCTATCCGCGCCTGGCGCCCACCTCGCAGTGGGACACCGCGGCGGCGCAGGGCGTGCTGGAAGGCGCCGGCGGCGAGGTGCTCGACCTGCGCGGGCGGCCGCTGGCCTACCCGGCGCGCGAGGACTACCTCAACCCGCACTTCCTCGCCCTGCCGCAGGCCGCCGAGTGGCGCGAGGAGCTGCTGCAGCTGGCCCTGGCGCTGGATTGA
- the nudE gene encoding ADP compounds hydrolase NudE yields the protein MRQKPDVLARAIVAKSRLFTVEELQLRFANGVERTYERLLSRGLGYGAVMVVALEDAENVLLIEEYCAGTDAYEVSLPKGLIEPGEDVLAAANRELKEEAGFGARQLEHITGLSLSPGYMSQCIQVVLARDLYPERLPGDEPEEIRVSRLNLRDISRLAVSEHFSEGRALAALYLVRDLLTQRGEYQP from the coding sequence ATGCGCCAGAAACCCGATGTCCTAGCCCGTGCCATCGTGGCCAAGAGCCGCCTGTTCACCGTCGAGGAGCTGCAGCTGCGTTTCGCCAACGGTGTCGAGCGCACCTACGAGCGGCTGCTCAGCCGCGGCCTGGGTTACGGCGCGGTGATGGTGGTGGCGCTGGAGGATGCCGAGAACGTGCTGCTGATCGAGGAATACTGCGCCGGCACCGACGCCTACGAGGTGTCGCTGCCCAAGGGCCTGATCGAGCCGGGCGAGGACGTGCTGGCGGCGGCCAATCGCGAGCTGAAGGAGGAGGCCGGCTTCGGCGCCCGCCAGCTCGAGCACATCACCGGGCTGTCGCTGTCGCCCGGCTACATGAGCCAGTGCATCCAGGTGGTGCTGGCCCGCGATCTGTACCCCGAGCGCTTGCCCGGCGACGAGCCGGAGGAGATCCGCGTCTCGCGCCTCAATCTGCGCGACATCTCGCGTCTGGCGGTTTCCGAGCACTTCAGCGAAGGCCGCGCGCTGGCCGCGCTGTACCTGGTGCGCGACCTGCTGACCCAGCGTGGGGAATATCAACCGTGA
- the yrfG gene encoding GMP/IMP nucleotidase yields the protein MPQLPWTQIDTVLLDMDGTLLDLHFDNHFWLHHLPQRYADKHGTTLDAALAELLPLFQRHAGQLTWYCLDFWSRELDLPVRALKEEIAHLIALRPDADRFLAALRAAGKRVALITNAHRDSLSLKLERVELAPWFDRLISSHDYGFPKEDQQFWFALQQDFGFAPARSLFIDDSLPILRSARQYGIAHLLGIRQPDSRGPLKDTEEFAAVDGYRELLDGLHAATATQV from the coding sequence ATGCCCCAGCTGCCCTGGACCCAGATCGACACCGTCCTGCTCGACATGGACGGCACCCTGCTCGACCTGCACTTCGACAACCACTTCTGGCTGCACCACCTGCCGCAGCGCTACGCGGACAAGCACGGCACCACGCTCGACGCCGCGCTGGCCGAACTGCTGCCGCTGTTCCAGCGCCATGCCGGCCAACTGACCTGGTACTGCCTGGACTTCTGGAGCCGCGAACTGGACCTGCCGGTGCGCGCGCTGAAGGAGGAGATCGCCCACCTGATCGCCCTGCGCCCGGACGCCGACCGCTTCCTCGCCGCCCTGCGCGCCGCCGGCAAGCGCGTGGCGCTGATCACCAACGCCCACCGCGACTCGCTATCGCTCAAGCTCGAACGGGTCGAGCTGGCGCCCTGGTTCGACCGCCTGATCAGCTCCCACGACTACGGCTTCCCCAAGGAGGACCAGCAGTTCTGGTTCGCCCTGCAGCAGGACTTCGGCTTCGCGCCGGCACGCAGCCTGTTCATCGACGACAGCCTGCCGATCCTGCGCAGCGCCCGCCAGTACGGCATCGCCCACCTGCTCGGCATCCGCCAGCCGGACAGCCGGGGACCGCTGAAGGACACCGAGGAATTCGCCGCGGTGGATGGCTACCGGGAGCTGCTCGATGGCTTGCACGCGGCGACTGCAACCCAGGTCTGA